One region of Streptomyces sp. NBC_00442 genomic DNA includes:
- a CDS encoding cell division protein FtsK, with protein sequence MSDVYIAGESEESERPGAEVFDITTKRPTIPAPAAPAALPADRYDDEEAESPRLRPVDSPDLPPPGITTYKRLPIVPSWLKSKPGFVSTTQRATSNAFYATAFHGIRTPWYAYQLGLNAPRGVARLVRDTNAWVWDAEAAPLRAYEVYKENTAEYLKLSRQRDSRVRLRTLVTVVALIFGTGFALTMYVMAPGWLAVFASAAVLAAGFWGAPKDQPVIGPAVLKTELQKLTGMLVLRALDNIGNAKLSAAIKKGGDMNGLRFTSEITRDGPGYRADLDLPWGVTPEDIMEARKPLASGLRRKVGSVWPSSDPTEHEGRLVLWVGDKPMNETKKPAWPLLKSGSVDLFKPVVFGNDQRMADVAVTLMFASVVVGSIPRMGKTFLMRLFLLIAALDPRAQLYAFDFKGTGDFGALEPVCHRYRAGDEDEDILYVLESLRELRAELRRRAKVIKSLPRSRCPESKVTAELANDKSLGLHPIVAGFDECQVPFEHEKYGKELEEICTDLCKRGPALGMVTLFGTQRPDAKSLPTGISANAVLRFCLKVMGQPANDMVLGTSMYKAGYRATMFSRTDRGICWMAGEGDDPRIVASAFVDAVAAEQVVVRARRMREEYGNVTGHAIGQEPESGEASFDLLADILRVVPADEEKVWNEKVAARLAALRPEVYSGWKAETVTTNLKPHGITAQDVWGSTTTGKGTTRRGIARADITAVITLRDGKRVGG encoded by the coding sequence ATGTCTGATGTCTACATCGCAGGCGAGAGCGAAGAGTCCGAGCGCCCCGGCGCCGAGGTCTTCGACATCACCACCAAGCGCCCCACCATCCCGGCCCCGGCCGCCCCGGCCGCCCTGCCGGCCGATCGGTACGACGACGAGGAAGCGGAGTCGCCGCGGCTGCGGCCGGTCGACTCCCCGGACCTGCCGCCCCCGGGGATCACCACCTACAAGCGGTTGCCGATCGTCCCTTCCTGGTTGAAGTCGAAGCCGGGGTTCGTCTCCACCACCCAGCGCGCCACGAGCAACGCGTTCTACGCCACCGCCTTCCACGGGATCCGCACCCCCTGGTACGCGTACCAGCTCGGGCTGAATGCCCCGCGCGGCGTGGCCCGCCTGGTCCGCGACACCAACGCGTGGGTGTGGGACGCCGAGGCGGCCCCGCTCCGCGCGTACGAGGTCTACAAGGAGAACACCGCCGAGTACCTGAAGCTGTCGCGGCAGCGTGACAGTCGGGTGCGGCTGCGGACGCTGGTCACCGTGGTGGCGCTGATCTTCGGTACCGGCTTCGCGCTGACCATGTACGTCATGGCGCCCGGCTGGCTCGCCGTGTTCGCGTCGGCCGCCGTGCTCGCCGCCGGTTTCTGGGGTGCCCCGAAGGATCAGCCGGTGATCGGCCCGGCCGTGCTGAAGACGGAGCTGCAGAAGCTCACCGGGATGCTCGTGCTCCGGGCGCTGGACAACATCGGCAACGCGAAGCTGTCGGCCGCCATCAAGAAGGGCGGCGACATGAACGGCCTGCGGTTCACCTCGGAGATCACCCGGGACGGGCCCGGCTACCGCGCCGATCTCGATCTCCCGTGGGGTGTCACCCCGGAGGACATCATGGAGGCTCGTAAGCCGCTCGCTTCCGGCCTGCGCCGAAAGGTCGGATCGGTGTGGCCGTCCTCCGACCCGACCGAGCATGAGGGGCGTCTGGTCCTGTGGGTGGGCGACAAGCCCATGAACGAGACCAAGAAGCCTGCCTGGCCGCTGCTGAAGTCGGGCAGCGTGGACCTGTTCAAGCCGGTGGTCTTCGGCAACGACCAGCGCATGGCCGATGTGGCCGTGACCCTGATGTTCGCCAGTGTGGTCGTCGGTTCTATCCCGCGTATGGGCAAGACGTTCTTGATGCGTCTGTTCCTGCTGATCGCCGCTCTGGACCCGCGCGCTCAGCTCTACGCGTTCGACTTCAAGGGCACTGGCGACTTCGGTGCGCTGGAGCCTGTCTGTCACCGCTACCGGGCGGGGGATGAGGATGAGGACATCCTCTACGTCCTCGAATCGCTGCGGGAGCTGCGGGCCGAGCTGCGGCGCCGGGCGAAGGTCATCAAGTCGCTGCCGCGCTCGCGTTGCCCGGAGTCGAAGGTGACTGCCGAGCTGGCCAACGACAAGAGCCTGGGCCTGCACCCGATCGTTGCCGGATTCGATGAGTGCCAGGTCCCCTTCGAGCACGAGAAGTACGGCAAGGAACTCGAAGAGATCTGCACCGACCTGTGCAAGCGCGGTCCGGCCCTCGGCATGGTGACGCTCTTCGGTACCCAGCGTCCCGACGCGAAGTCGCTGCCTACCGGCATCTCCGCGAACGCGGTGCTGCGGTTCTGCCTGAAGGTCATGGGCCAGCCCGCCAACGACATGGTGCTGGGGACCTCGATGTACAAGGCGGGGTACCGGGCCACGATGTTCTCCCGGACCGACCGTGGCATCTGCTGGATGGCTGGTGAGGGCGACGACCCGCGCATCGTCGCCTCAGCGTTCGTCGACGCGGTGGCCGCCGAACAGGTCGTTGTGCGGGCCCGCCGGATGCGCGAGGAGTACGGCAACGTCACGGGCCACGCCATCGGCCAGGAACCCGAGAGCGGGGAAGCCTCCTTCGACCTCCTCGCCGACATCCTCAGGGTCGTGCCGGCCGATGAGGAGAAGGTCTGGAACGAGAAGGTCGCCGCCCGCCTCGCCGCACTGCGCCCCGAGGTCTACAGCGGCTGGAAGGCCGAGACGGTCACCACGAACCTCAAGCCGCACGGCATCACCGCCCAGGACGTCTGGGGCTCCACCACCACCGGCAAGGGCACCACCCGACGCGGAATCGCCCGCGCCGACATCACGGCCGTCATCACCCTCCGTGATGGAAAGCGCGTCGGGGGCTGA
- a CDS encoding RRQRL motif-containing zinc-binding protein: MAGHGIPVYSWRLAPDGLATRRQLRAAGLRPGGQDVVAQLERPRYRREPLTAYLYRVDRAKPVRPMTPAKWDALALAMLARRTCPECSTDAGYVIPASLGMCIPCAYPEGGQP, translated from the coding sequence ATGGCCGGGCACGGCATACCCGTCTACTCCTGGAGGCTCGCCCCGGACGGGCTGGCCACGCGCCGTCAACTCCGCGCGGCCGGCCTGCGCCCCGGCGGCCAGGACGTCGTCGCCCAACTGGAGCGACCGCGCTACCGGCGAGAGCCGCTGACCGCCTACCTCTACCGCGTTGACCGGGCCAAGCCCGTCCGGCCCATGACCCCGGCCAAGTGGGACGCGCTCGCCCTGGCGATGCTCGCCCGCCGAACCTGCCCCGAGTGCTCCACCGACGCCGGATACGTCATCCCGGCCTCGCTCGGCATGTGCATCCCCTGCGCCTACCCCGAAGGAGGTCAGCCATGA
- a CDS encoding conjugal transfer protein encodes MATRNALSRAQKIVLTAAFVPMLATGVAGGVGTYSNISRAYGSGTALGAVAAGEGATAVLALVLLGLTMLGQSSPGIIRVGLWALPAAASVMAAMAADDPGRTVIYAVTPMGMCVAAEGMAFLARRIVVHQDGRDVEAEAKAAAVVRALAYHRARAANHPQSRVRKSSDRTSWKLARKVGLGDASLGARLLDVQRDRLSSGADAALAAMFTGPTNQHETAEFTVNRLGSDLHESAPETTPVAAELPAPESVDSAPVIEPVALLESVSVVEPVELPQSAPVKAVAAVESPPRRATGRVPKSARTPRLTRDSDELLDEARSVTANWSDSELTAEAIRKAVRTSSARGRLLRDTLKAERATAAEATAA; translated from the coding sequence ATGGCAACCCGCAACGCACTGAGCAGGGCACAGAAGATCGTATTGACGGCCGCGTTCGTGCCCATGCTCGCCACCGGCGTCGCCGGTGGGGTGGGCACGTACAGCAACATCAGCCGCGCGTACGGCTCGGGTACGGCGCTGGGTGCGGTGGCGGCCGGTGAGGGTGCGACCGCCGTTCTGGCGCTGGTGCTGCTCGGGCTGACGATGCTCGGACAGTCCTCCCCGGGGATCATCCGGGTGGGCTTGTGGGCCCTGCCGGCCGCCGCATCGGTCATGGCCGCGATGGCGGCCGATGACCCGGGCCGCACCGTCATCTACGCCGTGACCCCGATGGGCATGTGCGTGGCGGCAGAGGGCATGGCGTTCCTCGCCCGGCGGATCGTCGTCCACCAGGACGGACGCGACGTCGAGGCGGAAGCGAAGGCTGCCGCCGTGGTGCGGGCCCTGGCCTACCACCGGGCCCGCGCGGCGAACCACCCGCAGTCGAGGGTGCGGAAGTCGTCCGACCGGACATCGTGGAAGCTGGCCCGGAAGGTCGGGTTGGGCGACGCGTCGTTGGGTGCTCGGCTCCTGGACGTCCAGCGGGACCGGCTCAGCAGCGGTGCGGACGCTGCCCTGGCCGCGATGTTCACCGGCCCCACAAACCAGCATGAAACAGCTGAGTTCACCGTAAATCGGTTGGGGTCTGACCTGCATGAGTCGGCCCCCGAGACGACCCCCGTAGCGGCCGAACTCCCGGCCCCTGAGTCGGTCGACTCGGCACCGGTCATCGAGCCGGTTGCTCTGCTGGAGTCGGTTTCGGTAGTCGAGCCGGTCGAGCTTCCCCAGTCGGCTCCGGTCAAGGCGGTCGCCGCTGTGGAGTCGCCTCCGCGTCGGGCGACCGGTCGGGTGCCGAAGTCGGCCCGTACGCCCCGACTGACGCGCGATTCGGATGAGCTGCTGGATGAGGCCCGGTCGGTCACGGCCAACTGGTCCGATAGCGAGCTGACCGCCGAGGCGATCCGCAAGGCAGTCCGGACGTCATCCGCCAGGGGCCGTCTGCTGCGCGACACGCTGAAGGCCGAGCGCGCCACTGCCGCTGAAGCGACGGCCGCGTGA
- a CDS encoding GGDEF domain-containing protein has protein sequence MSHTLAALSAALPLASGWSVHSLWMRRRIETARRDPLTGLWTRDPFEERARKSLARGCQRAVLVLDLNRFKAINDTLGHAAGDAVLRETGQRLGRWAEEHAGIAGRLGGDEFAALIPGYGIDKLRADLFMLTGRLGQPMPFDGRPIEVSSSIGAAYYRTGNGDLSTLLRRADEQMYRAKQRGGGWRIAHRLAVPQVGTVNGRRDGRRGTSGVAA, from the coding sequence ATGAGCCACACCTTGGCGGCCCTGTCCGCCGCGCTTCCCCTGGCGTCCGGCTGGTCCGTACACAGCCTGTGGATGCGGCGCCGGATCGAGACCGCCCGCCGCGACCCGCTCACCGGGCTGTGGACGCGGGACCCCTTCGAGGAGCGGGCCCGCAAGAGTCTGGCCCGAGGGTGCCAGCGCGCCGTACTCGTCTTGGACCTCAACCGGTTCAAGGCGATCAACGACACCCTCGGCCACGCGGCCGGAGACGCGGTCCTCCGCGAGACCGGGCAGCGCCTGGGCCGGTGGGCCGAGGAACACGCCGGCATTGCTGGGCGCCTGGGTGGAGACGAGTTCGCCGCCCTGATCCCCGGCTACGGCATCGACAAGCTACGCGCCGACCTGTTCATGCTGACCGGTCGACTCGGCCAGCCCATGCCGTTCGACGGGCGCCCGATCGAGGTGAGCTCCTCGATCGGGGCCGCCTACTACCGCACCGGAAACGGTGACCTCTCCACCTTGCTGCGCCGTGCTGATGAGCAGATGTACCGGGCCAAGCAGCGCGGCGGGGGCTGGCGCATCGCGCACCGGCTGGCCGTCCCCCAGGTGGGCACGGTCAACGGCCGCCGCGATGGCCGCCGTGGCACGAGCGGGGTGGCGGCGTGA
- a CDS encoding helix-turn-helix domain-containing protein — protein MANERLRGAIIESGLTLDQVGARLGVSAKTVERWIGDPKRKPYRRFQYAAASLLQCEMSYLWPEERTSAEVTEAGNAELIKLYPHRSVVPNRLWLQLYAKAKEHFDVLVYSGFWLTEDSAFHQVVKEKSAAGVSIRFMLGEPESPAVAVRGADEGIGSAMASKVRNALVNYGPLFGLPGVEFRLHATTLYNSIYRADDEMLANGHLYGVGAYMAPVLHIQRVPGGELFDAYAESIERVWETARPIASPVDFGGPHA, from the coding sequence ATGGCCAACGAACGACTGCGCGGCGCGATCATTGAGAGCGGTCTGACGCTCGATCAAGTCGGGGCACGCCTAGGGGTGTCGGCGAAGACGGTGGAGCGCTGGATCGGTGACCCAAAGCGCAAGCCCTACCGGCGATTCCAGTACGCCGCTGCCTCACTGCTTCAGTGCGAGATGTCCTACCTCTGGCCGGAGGAACGGACATCTGCGGAGGTCACAGAGGCAGGGAATGCAGAGCTGATCAAGCTGTATCCGCACCGCTCCGTCGTACCGAACCGCTTGTGGCTGCAGCTCTACGCGAAGGCGAAGGAGCACTTCGACGTGCTCGTCTACTCCGGCTTCTGGCTGACCGAAGACTCCGCGTTCCACCAGGTCGTGAAGGAGAAGTCAGCGGCCGGCGTCTCCATCCGCTTCATGCTCGGCGAACCGGAGAGCCCAGCCGTCGCGGTGCGCGGTGCTGATGAGGGCATCGGATCCGCCATGGCCAGCAAGGTTCGGAACGCCCTCGTCAACTACGGGCCTCTCTTCGGACTCCCGGGGGTCGAGTTCAGGCTGCACGCCACGACCCTCTACAACTCGATCTACCGGGCTGATGACGAGATGCTGGCCAACGGCCACCTGTACGGAGTCGGCGCGTACATGGCCCCGGTCCTGCACATCCAGCGGGTGCCAGGGGGCGAACTGTTCGATGCGTACGCTGAGAGCATCGAACGGGTCTGGGAAACGGCCAGGCCCATCGCATCACCCGTCGACTTCGGAGGTCCGCACGCATGA
- a CDS encoding NUDIX hydrolase, whose protein sequence is MSRIDYFRDPNAPAANSVVPSVTAVVRDDAGRLLIIHKTDNDLWALPGGGHDIGESIGDTVVREVEEETGITVEIDGISGLYTDPQHVLAYDDGEVRQQFSICFRAHPTGGSLRTSSESKEVRWMDPADLDDLDIHPSMRLRIQHGLDDSRTEPYIG, encoded by the coding sequence ATGAGCCGAATCGACTACTTCCGCGACCCCAACGCGCCGGCCGCCAACTCCGTGGTCCCCTCGGTCACCGCAGTCGTCCGTGACGATGCCGGACGGCTGCTCATCATCCACAAGACCGACAACGACCTGTGGGCACTCCCCGGGGGCGGCCACGACATCGGCGAGAGCATCGGCGACACGGTCGTGCGGGAGGTGGAGGAGGAAACGGGGATCACGGTCGAGATCGACGGGATCTCGGGGCTCTACACCGACCCTCAGCACGTGCTCGCGTACGACGACGGGGAGGTGCGGCAGCAGTTCTCAATCTGCTTCCGCGCCCACCCGACCGGCGGTTCACTTCGGACGAGCAGCGAGTCGAAAGAGGTCCGCTGGATGGATCCGGCAGACCTCGACGACCTGGACATCCACCCGTCCATGAGACTGCGCATCCAGCACGGCCTGGACGACTCGCGGACCGAGCCCTACATCGGCTGA
- a CDS encoding HD domain-containing protein — MGLTTWAYSLSESLLSDPLPRRWVHSLGVAERARSLGPILSADAELLEAAAVLHDIGYSPSLATTGFHPLDGARFLRDQEGADKRVVRLVAHHSCALLEAEERGLRHELESEFELERPDLVDALLFCDMTTTPDGLHTTPARRLAEILERYGPDTIVGRFIQRAAPEIHAAAERVESRIAKVGAGDQPM, encoded by the coding sequence ATGGGACTGACTACGTGGGCGTACTCGCTCTCCGAATCGCTGCTGTCCGATCCGCTGCCGCGTCGCTGGGTGCACTCCCTCGGGGTCGCAGAGCGCGCCCGCTCTCTGGGCCCGATCCTCAGCGCCGATGCGGAGCTGCTGGAAGCAGCCGCGGTGCTGCACGACATCGGCTACTCGCCGAGCCTCGCCACCACCGGATTCCACCCGCTGGACGGGGCCCGGTTCCTCCGCGACCAGGAGGGCGCGGACAAACGGGTTGTCCGCCTAGTGGCCCATCACTCCTGCGCTCTCCTGGAGGCCGAGGAGCGAGGACTCCGGCATGAGCTGGAGAGCGAATTCGAGCTGGAGCGCCCCGACCTCGTGGACGCGCTGCTGTTCTGCGACATGACGACTACGCCGGACGGGCTCCACACCACGCCGGCGCGTCGGCTGGCCGAGATCCTGGAGCGGTACGGGCCGGACACGATCGTCGGTCGCTTCATCCAGCGGGCAGCGCCCGAGATCCACGCAGCCGCAGAGCGCGTGGAATCCCGTATTGCCAAGGTGGGTGCCGGAGATCAGCCGATGTAG
- a CDS encoding GntR family transcriptional regulator, whose product MSEASPRGTYLGISEALRRGIEEGEIVDALPSEAELVSLHGVSRNTIRRALKVLEAEGVLQSAPGKGWSVARGGDRRSLVERMTDVIAEDSLAIGDVYPSEGKLCERFDVSRTAVRRAIAQMEGTGLLDTVHGKGRTVRALPTQSGRP is encoded by the coding sequence GTGTCGGAGGCCAGTCCGCGCGGAACTTATCTGGGTATTTCGGAGGCACTGCGCAGGGGAATCGAAGAGGGCGAGATCGTTGACGCACTGCCGTCTGAGGCTGAACTCGTCAGCCTGCACGGGGTCTCCCGCAACACGATCCGCCGCGCGCTGAAGGTTCTAGAAGCCGAGGGGGTGCTTCAGTCCGCGCCCGGCAAGGGCTGGAGTGTTGCACGGGGTGGCGACCGGCGATCCCTCGTGGAGCGGATGACTGACGTGATCGCAGAGGATTCGCTGGCGATCGGTGATGTCTACCCGTCCGAGGGCAAGCTCTGCGAGCGCTTCGACGTCTCCCGCACGGCCGTGCGCCGTGCCATTGCCCAGATGGAGGGAACAGGCTTGCTTGACACTGTCCACGGCAAGGGGCGCACCGTACGCGCCCTCCCCACTCAGAGCGGCCGGCCGTAG